A region of the Chryseobacterium cucumeris genome:
ACATGTGGCTGATTATTGCCATCGTTATCCTTTTTGTTGGTTTTCCGGAGATTTATACCACTATGTCTACTTATCTTCACATTCCTTTAGTACTGATGCTTTTGGGAATTATTGCGAGGGGAACAGCCTTTACCTTCAGACATTATGATGCTGTAAAGGATAACTGGCAGGTTTTATATACCCATATTTTCTACTATGCGAGCCTTTTAACACCTTTCTTTTTAGGATTAATCGCTGCTGCTACGGTTTCACATTCTATCAATCCTGATGCTGTAGGTTTTCTGGATTTGTATGTGTTCAGCTGGCTGAACTGGTTTGGGGTTTCTGTGGGCTTATTTACTGTAGCCCTTTGTGCTTATCTTGCTTCTATATTTTCATTAAGAGAAACACGTGATAAGGCCGATCTTTTGTTAATGATCAGAAAATCCAAGCAGACCATGATCTTTGTTGTGGTCACAGGAATATTGGTATTCGTAACTGCTTATATTTCAGATATTCCCCTTTTGATGTGGGTATTTTCAAAGCCTTTGGGGATTATGGCGATTGCTTTTGCCACCATTGCCTTGTTGCTTATTCTAAGAGCGATGAACCGTCAGAAGCTGCTTCCTGTACGTGCTTTGGCAGGATTCCAGATGGTGATGATTTTAGTAGCGGCAACGTATCAGCATAATCCGGATATTATTTTATTAGGAAACGGACAGCATCTTTCATTACTGGAACATATGGCTCCTGAAAAAACTATCGCCGCATTGGGATGGGCATTGATGCTGGGCTCATTGTTTATTCTTCCTTTCTTATTTTATCTGATGGCTTCTTTCAGTAAGTTGAGAAAATAGTAAGTATGCAGGGTTATAAAGATAAAACAGAACTCATTGAAGAGCTAAAGAAAAGATATCTGCTCTATGATCAGGAATTTAATGATATAAAAGAAGAGGAAAAAGATCTTCGGCAGCCGGGAGTTGATAAAACTCCATCACAAAATATTTCCTATCAATTGGGTTGGACTCACCTGCTTTTACAGTGGGAATCTGATGAAAGCAAAGGAATTGAAGTAAAAACTCCCACTCCTGAATACAAATGGAATAACCTGGGAGGATTGTACCAGTCTTTTTATAATCAATATGGTTCTCATACTTTACAAGAACAAAGAGAACTGCTTCGAAATCAGGTGGATGAAATTATCAACTGGATAGAAAGCCTTGATGATGATATACTATTTATTCCTGGCAAAAGAAAATGGGCAACAACACCCGCCCAGTGGCCGGTTTGGAAATGGATCCATATCAATACCGTAGCTCCCTTTAAAAACTTCAGGACACAGCTTAGGAAATG
Encoded here:
- a CDS encoding ClbS/DfsB family four-helix bundle protein; translated protein: MQGYKDKTELIEELKKRYLLYDQEFNDIKEEEKDLRQPGVDKTPSQNISYQLGWTHLLLQWESDESKGIEVKTPTPEYKWNNLGGLYQSFYNQYGSHTLQEQRELLRNQVDEIINWIESLDDDILFIPGKRKWATTPAQWPVWKWIHINTVAPFKNFRTQLRKWKK
- a CDS encoding cytochrome d ubiquinol oxidase subunit II codes for the protein MIYIVIGFLWLSICLYIILGGADFGAGIVEMFTNKKARHKTHEIMYESIAPVWEANHMWLIIAIVILFVGFPEIYTTMSTYLHIPLVLMLLGIIARGTAFTFRHYDAVKDNWQVLYTHIFYYASLLTPFFLGLIAAATVSHSINPDAVGFLDLYVFSWLNWFGVSVGLFTVALCAYLASIFSLRETRDKADLLLMIRKSKQTMIFVVVTGILVFVTAYISDIPLLMWVFSKPLGIMAIAFATIALLLILRAMNRQKLLPVRALAGFQMVMILVAATYQHNPDIILLGNGQHLSLLEHMAPEKTIAALGWALMLGSLFILPFLFYLMASFSKLRK